The genomic segment AGGATGGAACTTGGGCAATCAGCTTGAGGCAACGGTGAACGGTACACCCAGCGAGACAGCCTGGGGCAATCCTGTCATTACAACAGAGCTGATCAAAAAGGTGAAGGCAGCAGGCTTCAAGACGATTCGCATCCCCGTCTCCTACTTGAACCATATTGGAAGCGCTCCCAACTATACGATTAATACCGCATGGCTGGACCGAGTGAAAACGGTCGTGGACTATGCCTATAATGAAGGTCTATATGTTGTTATTAATATTCATGGCGATGGCTTTAATTCCATCCAGGGTGGATGGTTACTGGTAAATAGCGGAAATCAGGCAGCTATCAAGGAGAAATATGAACGTGTTTGGCAGCAAATTTCCAACAAGTTTATTAACTATGACGAGCGGCTTATTTTCGAATCGATGAATGAAGTGTTTGACGGTACTTACGGGAATCCGAATTCCGCATACTACGCCAATCTTAACGCATACAATCAAATTTTCGTGGATACGGTCCGGAAGACTGGGGGCAATAACAGTGCCAGATGGTTGCTGATTCCAGGCTGGAATACGAATATTGACTATACCGTTGGCAATTATGGCTTCGTCCTCCCAACGGACACGTACAGATCCTCCACAATCCCGATCTCGGAGAAAAGGATTATGATTTCGGTGCATTATTATTCACCTTGGGATTTTGCAGGCGAGGAAAATGGCAATATTACGCAATGGGGAGCGACTGCCACGAATCCTTCCAAAAAGTCTACTTGGGGACAGGAGGATTATCTGAACGCGCAGTTTAATTCCGTCTATAATAAGTTTGTGACTCAAGGCTACCCTGCTGTAATTGGCGAATTTGGCTCGATTGACAAAACCGCATATGATTCTACAAACAATGTGTACCGCGCCGCATTCGCCAAAGCCGTTACGTCAACCGCCAAGACATACAAAATGGTCCCTGTATACTGGGATAACGGCTACAATGGCCAGCACGGATTTGCGCTGTTTAATCGTTCCAACAACACCGTAACACAGCAAGGCATTATTAATGCAATTATGCAAGGCATCCAATAACTGCTCATTGAACGGAATCGGTGAAATTGGCGTGTTCCTTGCAAAAGGAGCGCGTCGTTTTTTATTATTTGATGAATGAAAGAGAGAAGCTGATTGTTATTATGGACGATATCACCTTTGAACCGTTAAAATGGAATGTATACCTCTCATACGGTTTTGATTATGTTGTATCCTATACTCCAAATAAGATCGGATAATATAAACTGCTCTTCATATTGGAAGGCGAAGCTTAGACGATTTCTTTACTCTTGAATGAGGCTATTTAAATCAATCAACAACGAAAGGGTGAGCAGCCATGTTATGCATTTCTGTCGAAAACATTCAAACGCTCAATAATAAAAATATACCAACAAACGAAAAGGATGGTTCTTGATTGAAAATTAAAAATAGCAGTAATGTACCTGTACGATTTTTCATTAATGACGATATGAAGCTTGAGAAAAATGCGTTGGCAGAGCTCGATCAGCTCCTAACGGTGAATGAATCGGTTGAAATGCTGAAGCAGCAGCAGACCGGCTATTTTTCCAATGCGGATGCCAAGATCGAAGAAGTTGCGATTACGCCGGACTTCCATAAAGGAAGCGGTATCCCGATTGGCACAACCCTCCTTACAAAAGGCTTCGTCATTCCCCAAGCTGTAGGCAACGATATTAACTGCGGCATGCGGCTGTACACGACTTCGCTTCAGGAGGACGACATTCGTTCTAATCTCAAAAAAATTGAAGCCGACATTCGCCACATTTTCTTCGAAGGCGGCCGTAACATCCCGATGACAAGATCGCAGCGCGAAGCGATTTTCAAAGAAGGCTTAATGGGCGTTTTGGCATCGCAGCAAGGGAGCAGCCGCCAGGGCCTGTGGGATTTTTATGATGCAAGGCAGCAAGAGCAAGACCTTGCCAGAGTCAATCGTTCCGGCTCGTTCATTGCAGGCGAAGTAGACGGACTCGACAGCTTTCTGGGCAGCTCGGAGCTTACCTATGACAGCCAGATTGGCTCCATTGGCGGCGGGAACCATTTTGTCGAGATACAAAAGGTAGTAAATATTCGCAATCATGCCTTGGCTAATGAGTGGAACATTAAGCATGGCCAAGTGGTCGTGATGATTCATACAGGCTCCGTATCAATTGGACATCATGCAGGTATAAACATAAAGGAAATGCTGAAAGGCATTTATCCCTCATCATTAAAGCATCCGAGCAATGGCATCTATGTGCTGCCGCAATCTGAGCGCTATGCGCTGCAATGGAAGCGTTATTGGAACCTCCTTCATAATGCGGCTAATTTTGCTTTTGCGAATCGCTTGTTTTTGGGACTGATGCTGCAAAAAGCATTGCATCAAAGCTTGAAATCGTTCGATTATAAATTGCTGTACGATGCGCCGCATAATTTTGTTTGGGAAGAAACGATCGATGGCAGCGCGGGCTTTATCCACCGCAAAGGGGCGTGCACAGCGAAGTCGGCAGAACAAATGATGAATACGCCTTTCCAATATACGGGGGAGCCTGTATTCATTCCGGGATCGATGGGCGCAAAAAGCTATATTCTTGCAGGACTCGGCAATCGGGATAGTCTGTTCAGTGCCAGCCACGGAGCGGGCAGAAGCCTTTCCCGAGGCGACTCGATCAAGGTGGATGATGCTTTATTTCGCGAATTTATTGCCAAGTTTAATGTGGTCACGCCGATTGATCCGAACCGCAACGATATTAAGTCGAGGCCGGATATTTTGAAGAAGTGGGAAGAGGAATTGAAGAAAGAAGCTCCTTATGCCTACAAGGATATCAATGCCATTATTGAATCCCATGAAGAGCACGGCATGGCCCAAGTTGTAGCCGAAGTAGAGCCGATTTTAACGATTAAAGGCTAGTTTTGAGCCGCAAAAAACCGCCTGTCAAATGTCTTATGACAATGACAAGCGGTTTTTTAATGTTACAAGATGTTACGAGGTGTTACAAGGTGTTGCTAGGTGTTGCATATGCTGCAAATCCAAGCTTTAA from the Paenibacillus sp. BIHB 4019 genome contains:
- a CDS encoding glycoside hydrolase family 5 protein, translated to MLAKMKKYSICSLAFVLLTAMVFTGWSARASAATPITSDFRSLQASQIVSEMGAGWNLGNQLEATVNGTPSETAWGNPVITTELIKKVKAAGFKTIRIPVSYLNHIGSAPNYTINTAWLDRVKTVVDYAYNEGLYVVINIHGDGFNSIQGGWLLVNSGNQAAIKEKYERVWQQISNKFINYDERLIFESMNEVFDGTYGNPNSAYYANLNAYNQIFVDTVRKTGGNNSARWLLIPGWNTNIDYTVGNYGFVLPTDTYRSSTIPISEKRIMISVHYYSPWDFAGEENGNITQWGATATNPSKKSTWGQEDYLNAQFNSVYNKFVTQGYPAVIGEFGSIDKTAYDSTNNVYRAAFAKAVTSTAKTYKMVPVYWDNGYNGQHGFALFNRSNNTVTQQGIINAIMQGIQ
- a CDS encoding RtcB family protein, which translates into the protein MKIKNSSNVPVRFFINDDMKLEKNALAELDQLLTVNESVEMLKQQQTGYFSNADAKIEEVAITPDFHKGSGIPIGTTLLTKGFVIPQAVGNDINCGMRLYTTSLQEDDIRSNLKKIEADIRHIFFEGGRNIPMTRSQREAIFKEGLMGVLASQQGSSRQGLWDFYDARQQEQDLARVNRSGSFIAGEVDGLDSFLGSSELTYDSQIGSIGGGNHFVEIQKVVNIRNHALANEWNIKHGQVVVMIHTGSVSIGHHAGINIKEMLKGIYPSSLKHPSNGIYVLPQSERYALQWKRYWNLLHNAANFAFANRLFLGLMLQKALHQSLKSFDYKLLYDAPHNFVWEETIDGSAGFIHRKGACTAKSAEQMMNTPFQYTGEPVFIPGSMGAKSYILAGLGNRDSLFSASHGAGRSLSRGDSIKVDDALFREFIAKFNVVTPIDPNRNDIKSRPDILKKWEEELKKEAPYAYKDINAIIESHEEHGMAQVVAEVEPILTIKG